Proteins found in one Aquibium microcysteis genomic segment:
- the pstA gene encoding phosphate ABC transporter permease PstA produces the protein MTDATLDTTAAARPRRDIGIKQRYRAEQRFRWYGIVAIAIGLFFLVALMWSVFSKGYTAFWQTSIQLEVQFDESVIDPKGERQTEPNTLLTANYPKLAQDAIVRQLGVDPQDRTAARAAGQLVSNGVRSQLRDIVVADPSVIGATRTVWVLATGDVDSVVKGQVDLTVDEARRKVSDLQVEWIRQMQQAGTLEQRFNTGLFTFGASSRPETAGMGVAMIGSLFMMLIVLVLALPIGVAASIYLEEFAPKNRLTDLIEVNINNLAAVPSIVFGLLGLAVFINFMDLPRSASLVGGLVLTLMTLPTIIIATRAALRAVPPSIRAAALGIGASKAQMVFHHVLPLAAPGVLTGTIIGLAQALGETAPLLLIGMVAFVANYPSTPLDPATALPVQIYMWANEAERAFVERTSGAIIILLMFLAVMNIGAILLRRRFERRW, from the coding sequence ATGACCGACGCAACGCTCGACACGACGGCCGCCGCCCGACCGCGCCGCGACATCGGCATCAAGCAGCGCTACCGCGCCGAACAGCGTTTCCGCTGGTATGGCATCGTCGCCATCGCCATCGGTCTGTTCTTCCTGGTCGCACTGATGTGGTCCGTCTTCTCGAAGGGCTATACCGCCTTCTGGCAGACCTCGATCCAGCTCGAGGTGCAGTTCGACGAGAGCGTCATCGACCCGAAAGGCGAACGCCAGACCGAGCCGAACACGCTGCTGACGGCGAATTATCCCAAGCTCGCGCAGGATGCGATCGTGCGCCAGCTGGGCGTCGATCCGCAGGACCGGACCGCCGCGCGCGCCGCCGGGCAACTCGTCTCGAACGGCGTGCGCAGCCAGCTGCGCGACATCGTGGTCGCCGACCCGTCCGTGATCGGCGCGACGCGGACCGTCTGGGTGCTCGCCACCGGCGACGTGGACTCCGTCGTCAAGGGTCAGGTCGACCTGACCGTCGACGAGGCGCGCCGCAAGGTATCCGACCTTCAGGTCGAGTGGATCCGCCAGATGCAGCAGGCGGGCACGCTCGAGCAGCGCTTCAACACCGGTCTCTTCACCTTCGGTGCCTCCAGCCGTCCCGAGACCGCGGGCATGGGCGTTGCCATGATCGGCTCACTGTTCATGATGCTGATCGTCCTCGTGCTTGCGCTGCCGATCGGTGTCGCCGCTTCGATCTATCTCGAAGAGTTCGCGCCGAAGAACCGGCTGACGGATCTCATCGAGGTCAACATCAACAATCTCGCTGCCGTGCCGTCCATCGTGTTCGGCCTGCTCGGCCTGGCCGTCTTCATAAACTTCATGGACCTGCCGCGCTCGGCCTCGCTGGTCGGCGGGCTGGTGCTGACCCTGATGACGCTGCCCACCATCATCATCGCCACCCGGGCGGCCCTGCGCGCCGTTCCTCCGTCCATCCGCGCTGCCGCGCTCGGCATCGGTGCCTCGAAGGCCCAGATGGTGTTCCACCACGTGCTGCCGCTCGCAGCACCGGGAGTGCTTACGGGCACGATCATCGGGCTGGCGCAGGCGCTGGGCGAGACCGCGCCGCTGCTTCTGATCGGCATGGTCGCCTTCGTGGCGAACTATCCGTCCACGCCGCTCGATCCGGCCACGGCGCTGCCGGTTCAGATCTACATGTGGGCCAACGAGGCCGAGCGCGCCTTCGTGGAACGCACGTCGGGCGCCATCATCATCCTGCTGATGTTCCTGGCGGTCATGAACATCGGCGCCATCCTTCTCCGTCGCCGCTTCGAGCGCCGCTGGTAA
- the pstC gene encoding phosphate ABC transporter permease subunit PstC: MTPSLVFLLVVAIGAIGYVAATRRAAGHAATATIKPHSRNHYHGWWAFCLAVLPPLLFLGVWLLASSFYIENAIEAMLPPQTDQSAIASRGLAFGMVGSLADGIARLQVEGMAIPATFAELRPLLAERGVALASETQDYMIAMAIEMNGLRAASSWIGSIVAILLSAAGAAFAVSRVQPRGRARNHVERVVLVALMAASTIAILTTVGIVFSMLFETIRFFQSVSLTNFFFGTVWDPRFAAAGSGGAEGQYGLIPLLAGTLYIALVAMLFAVPIGLLSAVYMAEYASPRVRSVVKPLLEVLAGIPTIVYGFFALVTVGPFLRDLSTAIAGFTFIQAQSVLTAGIVMGIMLIPFVSSLSDDIITAVPRAMRDGSLGLGATRSETIKRVVLPAALPGIVGALLLTASRAIGETMIVVLAAGVAANLSANPFEAMTTITVKIVNQLTGDLEFTSPQTLVAFALGMTLFVLTLGMNVFALYIVRKYREQYE; this comes from the coding sequence GTGACACCATCGCTCGTCTTTCTGCTGGTCGTCGCCATCGGCGCGATCGGTTACGTGGCTGCCACGCGCCGTGCCGCCGGGCATGCCGCCACAGCGACGATCAAGCCGCATTCCCGCAATCACTATCACGGCTGGTGGGCCTTCTGCCTCGCCGTACTGCCGCCCCTGTTGTTCCTCGGCGTCTGGCTGCTCGCCAGCTCGTTCTACATCGAGAACGCCATCGAGGCGATGCTGCCGCCCCAGACGGACCAGAGCGCGATCGCCAGCCGCGGTCTCGCCTTCGGCATGGTCGGCAGCCTTGCCGACGGCATCGCCCGCCTCCAGGTCGAGGGGATGGCCATTCCCGCCACATTCGCCGAACTGCGCCCGCTGCTGGCCGAGCGCGGCGTGGCGCTCGCCAGCGAGACGCAGGACTACATGATCGCCATGGCGATCGAGATGAACGGCCTGCGCGCCGCCTCGTCCTGGATCGGCTCGATCGTCGCGATCCTCCTCTCGGCCGCCGGCGCCGCCTTCGCGGTCTCGCGCGTCCAGCCGAGGGGGCGGGCCCGCAACCACGTCGAGCGCGTCGTCCTGGTCGCGCTGATGGCGGCCTCGACCATCGCCATCCTGACGACCGTCGGCATCGTGTTCTCGATGCTCTTCGAAACGATCCGCTTCTTCCAGTCGGTCTCGCTCACCAACTTCTTCTTCGGCACGGTCTGGGATCCCCGCTTCGCCGCTGCCGGCTCCGGCGGTGCCGAGGGCCAGTATGGCCTGATCCCGCTCCTGGCCGGTACCCTTTACATCGCGCTCGTGGCGATGCTGTTTGCGGTGCCGATCGGGCTCCTCTCCGCAGTCTACATGGCCGAATACGCCTCGCCGCGCGTCCGTTCCGTGGTCAAGCCGCTGCTCGAAGTGCTGGCGGGCATCCCGACGATCGTCTACGGCTTCTTCGCCCTCGTCACGGTCGGGCCGTTCCTGCGCGACCTGTCGACGGCGATCGCCGGCTTCACCTTCATCCAGGCGCAGAGCGTTCTGACCGCCGGCATCGTCATGGGCATCATGCTCATCCCGTTCGTTTCATCGCTGTCGGACGACATCATCACGGCCGTACCGAGGGCCATGCGCGATGGCTCTCTCGGCCTCGGCGCCACCCGGTCGGAGACCATCAAGCGCGTCGTCCTGCCGGCGGCCCTGCCGGGCATCGTCGGCGCGCTGCTCCTGACCGCCTCGCGGGCGATCGGCGAGACCATGATCGTGGTGCTGGCCGCCGGCGTCGCCGCGAACCTGTCGGCCAATCCCTTCGAGGCCATGACCACCATCACCGTGAAGATCGTCAACCAGCTGACCGGCGACCTGGAGTTCACGTCGCCGCAGACGCTCGTCGCCTTCGCCCTCGGCATGACGCTCTTCGTGCTGACGCTCGGCATGAACGTCTTCGCCCTCTACATCGTGCGCAAGTACCGGGAACAGTACGAATGA
- a CDS encoding PstS family phosphate ABC transporter substrate-binding protein: protein MKKFLVSASAVAIALTASAGIAAARDQVQIAGSSTVLPYAKIVAENFGETFPDFKTPIVESGGSSAGLKEFCKGVGEGTIDIANSSRAIRESEVKACAEAGVTDIQEIQFGYDGIVFATDIAGPDWALTPADVYKALAAKVAVDGKLVDNPYKTWADVNPALPAWNIVAYIPGEKHGTREVFEEKLLIAGCKELGGIEAGKASGLDEKAADAACKQVRKDGSAVDIDGDYTETLARIDSNKTGVGVFGLSFYENNADKLKVATVGGVTPSVETISSGEYPVSRPLYFYVKKAHIGVIPGLKEYVEYFLDDQMVGPESPLAEYGLVPAPDAERDAQREAFSAGKTM, encoded by the coding sequence ATGAAGAAATTTCTCGTCTCGGCGTCGGCCGTGGCCATCGCGCTCACCGCGTCGGCCGGCATCGCCGCCGCCCGCGACCAGGTCCAGATCGCCGGCTCGTCGACGGTGCTGCCCTATGCCAAGATCGTTGCCGAGAACTTCGGCGAGACCTTCCCGGACTTCAAGACCCCGATCGTCGAGTCGGGCGGTTCGTCGGCCGGCCTGAAGGAGTTCTGCAAGGGAGTCGGCGAAGGCACCATCGACATCGCCAACTCGTCGCGCGCCATCCGCGAATCGGAAGTGAAGGCCTGCGCCGAGGCCGGCGTCACCGACATCCAGGAAATCCAGTTCGGCTATGACGGCATCGTCTTCGCCACCGACATCGCCGGTCCGGACTGGGCGCTGACCCCCGCCGACGTCTACAAGGCGCTCGCCGCCAAGGTCGCCGTCGACGGCAAGCTCGTCGACAATCCGTACAAGACCTGGGCGGACGTCAACCCGGCCCTCCCGGCGTGGAACATCGTCGCCTACATTCCCGGCGAGAAGCACGGCACCCGCGAAGTGTTCGAGGAGAAGCTCCTCATCGCCGGCTGCAAGGAACTCGGCGGCATCGAGGCTGGCAAGGCCTCGGGGCTCGACGAGAAGGCTGCCGACGCGGCCTGCAAGCAGGTGCGCAAGGATGGCAGCGCGGTCGACATCGACGGCGACTACACCGAGACGCTCGCCCGCATCGACTCCAACAAGACCGGCGTCGGCGTGTTCGGCCTCTCCTTCTACGAAAACAACGCCGACAAGCTGAAGGTCGCCACCGTCGGCGGCGTGACGCCGTCGGTCGAGACCATCTCCTCCGGCGAATACCCGGTTTCCCGTCCGCTGTACTTCTACGTCAAGAAGGCCCACATCGGCGTGATCCCCGGCCTCAAGGAGTACGTCGAGTACTTCCTCGACGACCAGATGGTCGGCCCCGAGAGCCCGCTCGCCGAGTACGGCCTCGTCCCGGCGCCGGATGCCGAGCGCGATGCCCAGCGCGAGGCCTTTTCGGCCGGCAAGACCATGTAA
- a CDS encoding PAS domain-containing hybrid sensor histidine kinase/response regulator, whose amino-acid sequence MPQAAAGAWPTSTDAAGAAGVFREIEGQFGAHGFATLLELSADWLWETDELHRWSWVSDRGMEVTGLRRADIIGRPAMQGFSRKALDDPRVAAHLALIEQCKPFRDFLMELPAGNPGCRWISVSGVPILDEQGNFRGYRGASRNVTALVEAAARHARDEETQPLPPPSSGAAASGDAETLRAAMNVIQDAVAIYDADNCIVIYNEALLTMYQGVSDVVRPGIHIADFLRAGLERGLFDLEGETPAQWLQTFLRNRASDAPEPMVLRFADGRSILHREYVTVGGGRIGICNDITAARQRENDLARATVAVQGVLGDFKTALDAMNMGVMLLDSELRIESVNRAFRDLWGIDQEAVPLGTPLRTVFGMESVRALYDVPREQQDAYFDERIEGMKTGRIVTGEIHRSNGSILLYSITPLSAGRTFLVHYDITPLKQREAALEIALERAGLVEAALDAVSDPVFVKDTDLRYVFVNEAFARLVGESAESLIGKRSKDVFDVRWALPAEADERRILETGEPLEMEDDPERHGDGRFRILRKQLVTIDGGKRFVSGFLFDITDVRRREQEAEDARRRLAHVLKTLPAGVVIYDDQDRFVLCNEHIVRRLPKIAHLLVPGVHLREVLEAGHAAGYFRFPSEPEMERLYVEDPRGWLDACHRRYHDTKAVREQQNADGTWLQVYDERTSDGYFVGVRVDITELKHREDELRRAEQRAVLADRAKSEFLANMSHEIRTPMNGVLGMAELLARTHLDVKQKTFTDIIVKSGNALLTIINDILDFSKIDAGQLVLDPLPFNLAESVEDVATLMSTRANEKDLELVVRVDPALPPVVVGDVGRLRQIVTNLVGNAVKFTDAGHVLVDVSGTVAEGVASLRFEIEDTGIGIPEDMISQVFEKFSQVDSSSTRRHEGTGLGLAITSRLVALMGGRVGVESRVGEGSTFWFELDLPVGSVVAAPRAAPMDLTGARILVVDDNAVNRSILMEQMAAWGFDACAASSGREALAVLAETARLGFSVDCVVLDYQMPGMNGADVAARIRSTPLIDDTPLIMLTSVDQPLSGKQHRDLGIAMQIIKPVRSNALLEALQAEIQRRRLARGDVAMQPAVAPAEEPAAGQRDVIRLPERAAAAALPDDEPEDDPLGWTSHLDILVAEDNEVNQLVFAQILGETGFTFEIVGNGELALQTWRSQRPSMILMDVSMPQMSGLEATQAIRAEEAEGERIPIVGVTAHALKGDRDRCLEAGMDDYLSKPISPRTLREKIGRWVEHSRQAQAASA is encoded by the coding sequence ATGCCGCAGGCCGCGGCAGGTGCCTGGCCGACGTCGACCGATGCGGCGGGAGCGGCCGGCGTCTTTCGCGAGATCGAGGGGCAGTTCGGGGCGCACGGCTTTGCGACTCTGCTCGAGCTCTCGGCCGACTGGCTGTGGGAGACGGACGAGTTGCATCGCTGGTCCTGGGTGAGCGACCGGGGCATGGAAGTAACGGGCCTGAGGCGCGCCGACATCATCGGGCGTCCGGCCATGCAGGGGTTTTCTCGCAAGGCGCTCGACGATCCGCGTGTCGCCGCCCATCTGGCGCTCATCGAACAGTGCAAGCCTTTCCGCGACTTCCTGATGGAACTTCCCGCCGGTAATCCGGGGTGCCGCTGGATCTCCGTTTCCGGCGTGCCGATCCTCGACGAGCAGGGAAACTTCCGCGGCTATCGCGGCGCGTCGCGCAACGTCACGGCGCTGGTCGAGGCCGCGGCGCGGCACGCGCGGGACGAGGAAACGCAACCGCTCCCGCCGCCGTCGTCGGGTGCAGCCGCGAGCGGCGACGCCGAGACCCTGCGCGCAGCGATGAACGTCATTCAGGACGCGGTCGCCATCTACGACGCGGACAACTGCATCGTCATCTACAACGAAGCGCTGCTGACGATGTATCAAGGGGTTTCCGACGTCGTCCGTCCCGGTATCCATATCGCCGATTTCCTTCGCGCCGGACTGGAAAGGGGCCTCTTCGACCTCGAGGGCGAAACTCCGGCGCAGTGGCTGCAGACCTTCCTGCGCAACCGTGCATCCGATGCACCGGAACCGATGGTCCTGCGCTTTGCCGACGGACGCTCGATCCTTCACCGCGAATATGTGACGGTGGGCGGCGGCCGCATCGGCATCTGCAACGACATCACGGCCGCCAGACAGCGCGAAAACGACCTGGCGCGTGCCACCGTAGCGGTGCAGGGTGTACTCGGGGACTTCAAGACCGCGCTCGACGCCATGAACATGGGCGTGATGCTCCTCGATTCGGAACTCCGTATCGAATCGGTGAACCGTGCCTTCCGCGACCTGTGGGGGATCGACCAGGAGGCGGTGCCGCTCGGCACGCCGCTGCGCACGGTTTTCGGCATGGAATCGGTACGGGCGCTCTACGACGTGCCCCGCGAGCAGCAGGACGCCTATTTCGACGAACGTATCGAGGGGATGAAGACCGGCCGGATCGTCACCGGCGAGATACATCGGTCCAACGGTTCGATCCTGCTCTATTCGATCACGCCGCTTTCGGCGGGCCGCACCTTCCTCGTCCATTACGACATCACGCCGCTGAAGCAGCGCGAGGCGGCACTCGAGATCGCCCTCGAGCGGGCGGGACTGGTGGAAGCCGCGCTCGATGCCGTCAGCGATCCGGTCTTCGTCAAGGATACCGACCTGCGCTACGTCTTCGTCAACGAGGCCTTCGCCCGGCTCGTGGGCGAGAGCGCGGAATCCCTCATCGGGAAACGATCGAAGGACGTCTTCGACGTCCGATGGGCGCTTCCGGCCGAGGCCGACGAGCGCAGGATCCTCGAGACCGGCGAACCGCTCGAGATGGAAGACGATCCCGAGCGCCATGGAGACGGCCGCTTCCGCATCCTGCGCAAACAGCTGGTCACCATCGACGGCGGCAAGCGCTTCGTGTCGGGCTTCCTGTTCGACATCACCGATGTACGGCGGCGCGAGCAAGAGGCCGAGGATGCACGGCGCCGGCTCGCGCACGTCCTCAAGACGCTTCCGGCCGGGGTCGTCATCTACGACGACCAGGATCGCTTCGTCCTGTGCAACGAGCACATCGTCCGGCGGCTGCCGAAGATCGCGCACCTCCTCGTGCCGGGCGTCCACCTGCGGGAGGTGCTGGAGGCAGGGCACGCCGCCGGCTATTTCCGCTTCCCCAGCGAACCGGAGATGGAGCGCCTGTACGTCGAGGATCCGCGCGGATGGCTCGACGCCTGCCACCGGCGCTATCACGATACGAAGGCGGTGCGCGAACAGCAGAATGCCGACGGCACCTGGCTGCAGGTCTACGACGAGAGGACCAGCGACGGTTACTTCGTCGGCGTACGCGTCGACATCACCGAGCTGAAGCATCGCGAGGACGAACTGCGGCGCGCCGAGCAGCGCGCGGTGCTCGCCGACCGGGCGAAGTCGGAATTCCTCGCCAACATGAGCCACGAGATCCGCACGCCGATGAACGGGGTGCTCGGCATGGCCGAGCTTCTCGCGCGCACGCATCTCGACGTGAAGCAGAAGACCTTCACCGACATCATCGTCAAGTCGGGGAACGCGCTCTTGACCATCATCAACGACATCCTCGACTTCTCCAAGATCGACGCCGGCCAGCTCGTGCTCGATCCGCTGCCCTTCAACCTCGCGGAATCGGTCGAGGACGTCGCCACCCTGATGTCGACGCGCGCCAACGAGAAGGATCTCGAACTGGTGGTGCGGGTCGATCCGGCGCTGCCGCCCGTGGTGGTGGGCGACGTCGGGCGCTTGCGCCAGATCGTCACCAATCTCGTCGGCAACGCGGTGAAGTTCACGGATGCCGGCCACGTCCTCGTCGACGTTTCCGGAACCGTCGCCGAGGGTGTCGCGAGCCTGCGCTTCGAGATCGAGGATACGGGGATCGGGATACCCGAGGACATGATCTCGCAGGTGTTCGAGAAGTTCAGCCAGGTCGATTCCAGCTCGACGCGCCGGCACGAAGGCACCGGGCTCGGCCTGGCGATCACCTCGCGGCTGGTAGCCCTGATGGGCGGGCGGGTCGGCGTCGAAAGCCGCGTCGGCGAAGGGTCCACCTTCTGGTTCGAACTCGACCTGCCCGTCGGCTCGGTCGTTGCGGCGCCGCGGGCGGCACCGATGGACCTCACGGGCGCCCGCATTCTCGTCGTGGACGACAACGCGGTGAACCGCTCCATCCTGATGGAGCAGATGGCCGCGTGGGGTTTCGATGCCTGCGCGGCCAGCAGCGGGCGCGAGGCGCTGGCGGTGCTGGCCGAGACGGCACGTCTCGGGTTCTCCGTCGACTGCGTCGTGCTCGACTACCAGATGCCGGGAATGAACGGTGCCGACGTCGCGGCGCGTATCCGCTCCACGCCGCTGATCGACGACACGCCGCTGATCATGCTCACCTCGGTCGATCAGCCTCTCAGCGGAAAGCAGCACCGCGACCTCGGCATCGCCATGCAGATCATCAAGCCGGTCCGTTCCAACGCGCTGCTCGAGGCCCTTCAGGCGGAAATCCAGCGCCGGCGTCTCGCGCGCGGCGATGTCGCGATGCAGCCGGCCGTCGCGCCGGCGGAGGAGCCGGCCGCCGGCCAGCGCGACGTCATCCGGCTTCCCGAGCGCGCGGCAGCTGCGGCCCTGCCGGACGACGAGCCCGAGGACGATCCCCTCGGCTGGACCAGCCATCTCGACATCCTCGTCGCCGAGGACAACGAGGTGAACCAGCTGGTCTTCGCGCAGATACTCGGAGAAACCGGCTTCACCTTCGAGATCGTCGGCAATGGCGAGCTGGCGCTTCAGACCTGGCGCAGCCAGCGCCCGTCGATGATCCTGATGGACGTCTCCATGCCGCAGATGAGCGGTCTGGAAGCCACGCAGGCGATCCGCGCAGAGGAAGCGGAAGGCGAGCGCATTCCCATCGTCGGCGTCACCGCCCATGCTCTGAAGGGCGACCGCGACCGCTGTCTGGAGGCCGGCATGGACGACTACCTGTCGAAGCCCATCAGCCCGAGGACGCTGCGCGAGAAGATCGGCCGCTGGGTGGAACATTCGCGCCAGGCCCAAGCGGCCAGCGCGTGA
- the serA gene encoding phosphoglycerate dehydrogenase — translation MPRVLVSDALSTTAVQIFRDRGVDVDYLPEIGKDKDKLAEIIGQYDGLAIRSATKVTEKLIAAAENLKVIGRAGIGVDNVDIPAASRKGIIVMNTPFGNSITTAEHAIALMFAVARQIPEANASTHAGKWEKNKFMGVEITGKTLGVIGCGNIGSIVAARGIGLKMHVVGFDPFLSESRASELGIEKVELDELFARADFITLHTPLTDKTRNIINKAAIAKMKDGVRIINCARGGLIVEADLVEALKSGKVAGAGIDVFEVEPATQNALFDMPNVVCTPHLGASTSEAQENVALQVAEQMADYLIKGAVSNAINMPSISAEEAPRLKPFVKLAEVLGAFVGQVTDDPIKEVEILFDGATATMNTRALTSAALAGLIRPQVSDVNMVSAPIMVKERGIILSEVRRDKSGVFDGYIKLTVRTEHMTRSIAGTCFSDGKPRFIQIKGINLDAEVGQHMLYTTNADVPGIIGLLGSICGGNGVNIANFQLGRDRPGGDAIALLYLDEPFPQDVLAELRANPKIDSAKPLRFDVNAA, via the coding sequence ATGCCCCGCGTTCTCGTTTCCGACGCCCTTTCCACAACCGCCGTGCAGATCTTCAGGGATCGCGGCGTCGACGTCGACTACCTGCCGGAGATCGGCAAGGACAAGGACAAGCTCGCCGAGATCATCGGCCAGTATGACGGCCTCGCCATCCGCTCGGCCACCAAGGTCACCGAGAAGCTGATCGCTGCGGCCGAGAACCTCAAGGTGATCGGCCGTGCCGGCATCGGCGTCGACAACGTCGACATCCCGGCCGCGTCCCGCAAGGGCATCATCGTGATGAACACGCCCTTCGGCAATTCCATCACCACGGCCGAGCACGCCATCGCGCTCATGTTCGCCGTTGCGCGGCAGATCCCGGAGGCCAACGCCTCCACCCATGCGGGCAAATGGGAAAAGAACAAGTTCATGGGTGTCGAGATCACGGGCAAGACGCTCGGTGTCATCGGCTGCGGCAACATCGGCTCGATCGTCGCTGCCCGCGGTATCGGCCTGAAGATGCACGTCGTCGGCTTCGACCCCTTCCTGTCGGAGAGCCGCGCCTCGGAACTCGGCATCGAGAAGGTGGAGCTCGACGAGCTCTTCGCCCGCGCGGACTTCATCACGCTGCACACGCCGCTGACCGACAAGACCCGCAACATCATCAACAAGGCCGCCATCGCGAAGATGAAGGACGGCGTTCGCATCATCAATTGCGCCCGCGGCGGGCTGATCGTCGAGGCCGATCTCGTCGAGGCGCTGAAATCCGGCAAGGTCGCCGGCGCCGGCATCGACGTGTTCGAGGTCGAGCCTGCCACGCAGAACGCGCTGTTCGACATGCCCAACGTCGTCTGCACGCCGCATCTCGGCGCCTCCACGTCGGAAGCGCAGGAGAACGTGGCGCTGCAGGTGGCAGAGCAGATGGCCGACTACCTGATCAAGGGCGCCGTCTCCAACGCCATCAACATGCCCTCGATCAGCGCCGAGGAAGCACCGCGGCTGAAGCCCTTCGTCAAGCTGGCCGAGGTGCTCGGCGCCTTCGTCGGCCAGGTCACCGACGATCCGATCAAAGAGGTCGAGATCCTGTTCGACGGCGCGACGGCGACGATGAACACCAGGGCCCTGACGAGCGCTGCGCTCGCCGGCCTGATCCGTCCGCAGGTCTCCGACGTCAACATGGTGTCGGCCCCGATCATGGTGAAGGAGCGCGGCATCATCCTGTCGGAAGTCCGCCGCGACAAGTCGGGCGTGTTCGACGGCTACATCAAGCTCACCGTCAGGACCGAGCACATGACGCGGTCGATCGCCGGAACCTGCTTCTCGGACGGCAAGCCGCGCTTCATCCAGATCAAGGGCATTAATCTCGACGCCGAGGTGGGCCAGCACATGCTCTACACCACCAATGCCGACGTCCCGGGCATCATCGGTCTGCTCGGCTCGATCTGCGGCGGCAACGGCGTCAACATCGCCAACTTCCAGCTCGGACGTGACAGGCCGGGCGGCGATGCCATCGCGCTGCTCTATCTCGATGAGCCGTTCCCGCAGGACGTGCTGGCCGAGCTGCGCGCCAATCCGAAGATCGATTCGGCCAAGCCGCTCCGCTTCGACGTCAACGCGGCCTGA
- a CDS encoding phosphoserine transaminase — MTISKPGLRPASPNFSSGPCAKRPGWSPEALKGAPLGRSHRAKVGKARLERAIDLTREILQVPAGYRIGIVPASDTGAVEMALWSLLGERGVDMVAWESFGAGWVTDVVKQLKLKDARTIEAPYGELPDLSTIDFDRDVVFTWNGTTSGVRVPNGDFIPADRKGLTICDATSAAFAQRLDFAKLDVVTFSWQKVLGGEGAHGMLILSPRAVERLETYKPAWPLPKIFRLTSGGKLIEGIFKGETINTPSMLCVEDYIDALEWAKSVGGLDGLVARADANFAVLDRFVEASSWLGHLAVDPVTRSNTSVCLAIVDPDIASLDGDAQAVFAKNLAALLEKEGAAYDIGAYRDAPPGLRIWAGATIETADLEALLPWLDWAFATQKAALKAAA; from the coding sequence ATGACCATCTCCAAGCCCGGACTCCGTCCGGCATCCCCCAATTTCTCCTCCGGTCCCTGCGCGAAACGTCCCGGCTGGTCGCCGGAGGCGCTCAAGGGTGCGCCGCTCGGCCGCTCGCACCGCGCCAAGGTCGGCAAGGCCCGCCTCGAACGCGCCATCGATCTCACCCGCGAGATCCTCCAGGTCCCCGCCGGCTACCGCATCGGCATCGTTCCCGCCTCCGACACGGGAGCGGTCGAGATGGCGCTATGGTCGCTGCTCGGCGAGCGCGGCGTCGACATGGTCGCCTGGGAGAGCTTCGGCGCCGGCTGGGTCACCGACGTCGTCAAGCAGCTGAAGCTGAAGGACGCGCGCACCATCGAGGCGCCCTACGGCGAACTGCCGGACCTCTCGACCATCGATTTCGACCGCGACGTGGTCTTCACCTGGAACGGCACCACGTCCGGCGTGCGCGTGCCGAACGGCGACTTCATCCCCGCCGACCGCAAGGGCCTGACGATCTGCGACGCCACCTCGGCGGCCTTCGCCCAGCGGCTCGATTTCGCCAAGCTGGATGTCGTCACCTTCTCCTGGCAGAAGGTGCTGGGCGGCGAAGGCGCGCACGGCATGCTGATCCTCTCGCCCCGCGCCGTCGAGCGGCTGGAGACCTACAAGCCGGCCTGGCCGCTGCCCAAGATCTTCCGGCTCACCTCGGGCGGCAAGCTGATCGAGGGCATCTTCAAGGGCGAGACCATCAACACGCCCTCGATGCTGTGCGTGGAAGACTACATCGACGCGCTCGAATGGGCGAAGTCGGTCGGGGGGCTCGACGGTCTCGTCGCCCGCGCAGACGCCAATTTCGCCGTGCTCGACCGCTTCGTCGAAGCTTCGTCCTGGCTCGGCCATCTCGCCGTCGATCCCGTGACGCGCTCCAACACCTCCGTCTGCCTGGCCATCGTCGATCCCGACATCGCTTCGCTCGACGGCGACGCGCAGGCCGTCTTCGCCAAGAACCTCGCGGCGCTGCTCGAGAAGGAAGGAGCCGCCTACGACATCGGCGCCTATCGCGACGCGCCTCCCGGCCTGCGCATCTGGGCCGGGGCTACGATCGAGACGGCCGACCTCGAGGCGCTGCTCCCCTGGCTCGACTGGGCCTTCGCCACACAGAAGGCCGCGCTCAAGGCGGCGGCCTGA